The Schistocerca americana isolate TAMUIC-IGC-003095 chromosome 5, iqSchAmer2.1, whole genome shotgun sequence genome includes a window with the following:
- the LOC124616572 gene encoding putative uncharacterized protein ENSP00000383309, translated as MATLEELRKTVEELLARNTRLENELQARTTRADAAQPQTAQDNVAALSTQVDRLARSQQEGSTRRSVSRPGDRRRGSRSRQRSNSRSNGTPPTSQHAQSGYCWYHARFDVRLPHDAVAPTLAERLRSHMAGLRAHAPTRHGTGRIFVHADLQRCTHFMLRTDAVRPPLRPPYSGPHRVIARGDKTLVLECNGKPSTVSVDRVKPAYVLPAPSATHFFDPAEDLITDDTPSASGQTEPAPGAAGDSQLQPAVIAPPRAPPSTTPRQLVRPPGPRPPQAHRSPPPQPPADYVTRAGRRVRFKRPCCVASAPRHPNRRAFVTAPGPAFASSASAASGVEAGSAPAPAYLIRVSVELRTSRTTPPGLSVVAPGPAFEFRRYRTRASAFETSPPMTCNARLHAHRYGQSQPVPAAAVTSRQREDTPTARSPVRRADVTGRRPSDADRPPPKLPHCHHAVREL; from the exons ATGGCGACACTAGAGGAGTTGCGAAAGACCGTCGAAGAACTGCTCGCACGCAACACGAGGCTAGAGAATGAGCTACAGGCACGGACTACACGCGCGGACGCCGCGCAGCCGCAGACAGCTCAGGACAAT GTGGCAGCTCTCTCGACGCAAGTCGACCGGTTGGCGCGCTCGCAGCAAGAGGGCAGCACGCGCCGCAGCGTCAGCAGACCAGGCGACAGGCGGCGTGGCTCGCGCAGCCGGCAACgcagcaacagccgctccaacGGTACCCCGCCGACGTCACAGCACGCACAAAGCGGCTACTGCTGGTACCACGCCCGCTTCG ATGTAAGACTCCCACACGACgccgtggcacccactctggcGGAACGTCTGCGCAGTCACATGGCCGGCCTCCGAGCGCACGCACCGACGCGGCACGGCACCGGGAGGATATTCGTCCACGCCGACCTGCAGCGCTGCACGCACTTCATGTTGCGTACCGACGCAGTACGGCCACCTCTCCGACCGCCCTACAGTGGACCGCACCGCGTGATCGCCCGAGGAGACAAAACGCTGGTCCTCGAGTGCAACGGAAAGCCGTCGACAGTGTCAGTCGACCGCGTCAAACCAGCCTACGTCTTGCCCGCTCCATCAGCCACGCATTTCTTCGACCCGGCAGAAGATCTGATCACGGACGACACGCCCTCTGCCAGCGGTCAGACGGAACCCGCACCCGGAGCCGCCGGTGACTCACAGCTGCAGCCTGCTGTCATCGCGCCGCCACGTGCGCCTCCCTCCACCACGCCCAGGCAGCTGGTACGGCCGCCCGGACCGCGCCCACCACAGGCGCACCGGTCGCCCCCACCACAGCCGCCAGCGGACTACGTCACGCGCGCCGGCCGCCGCGTCCGATTCAAACGGCCGTGCTGCGTCGCCAGCGCGCCACGACACCCAAACCG TCGAGCGTTCGTCACAGCTCCTGGACCCGCGTTCGCGTCTTCTGCCTCCGCCGCGTCGGGCGTTGAGGCCGGATCGGCACCCGCGCCAGCTTACCTCATTCGCGTCTCCGTCGAGCTCCGGACATCGCGCACCACACCGCCCGGGTTGTCCGTAGTAGCTCCCGGACCCGCGTTCGAGTTCCGACGGTACCGCACTCGCGCAAGCGCCTTCGAGACGTCACCACCCATGACCTGCAACGCGCGCCTTCACGCGCATCGCTACGGACAGTCGCAGCCAGTGCCTGCTGCCGCTGTCACTAGCCGTCAGCGCGAGGACACGCCCACCGCACGCTCGCCGGTCCGGCGCGCTGACGTCACGGGCCGCCGCCCTTCCGACGCCGACCGACCCCCGCCAAAGCTGCCGCACTGCCATCACGCAGTGCGCGAACTTTAA